TATATCCCACCAACCAATCACACCCCAAGCTGAGCAAATACTCCACGAAACTCAAGCTGAGCCCAATCCCAAGCTGGACCACCATTGTAGAGGCTCGGCTCAAGTCTAGGTccagctcgagctcggctcatcAACAGGCACACACAAAGCACACTTGCGGATTCGTCGCCCATACAAACTGGAGAAAAGGGCCTCTTCCCAAATCCGTAGGCAAACCGAAACCCCCCGAATCCAAATCCGCCAATCTCTCGCCGCGGACGCCGTCCTATGGCCAGCAAACGAGTTGGCCCCGGTCAGCCGGTGCCcgatgccggcggcggaggcgacaaATCGGTGCTGAAACGATGCATCATTGGGTTCTACACAAGGGCGATTGAGCGCCTCCCGGTGGAAGAGAAGCCGGCGCTGCTGGCCGCCATCCTCGACGGCGGTTTGTGCTTCGGCCCCCTGGATCCCGTCTCCAACATCGTCGCCAACGCCATCTGGCACCTCAGCACCGGTGAGGATTCTAGCGAACATGTGGAGGAGGTTGAGATGCGGCAGTGCTTGAAGACGATGGCGCGGGGGTCTCTCAAAGCCCTCGTGGGGTTCATGACCTCCTACTTCCGCTATCTGCCCACTATGGAGGCGATGCACTTCCTGCGCGCCGCCGAGGgggacctcctcgccgccgtccacctcgTGGAGGCAGAACGTTGCACGAGCGCGTTCGACATCGGCTCCTGCACCACCAAGACCGCCCTCCGGTGCGCCGCAGGGGCCTCGGGTCACCCCGACCCGGACAGATTGGCCACGGCGATGCTCTCGCTCTCCTCCAAAGCCCACAAGATCGCCCATCTCTTGTCTAGGAAGGGTCGTCTCACCTGCTCAGACGTGGACCACCTCAGCTACCTTCTCCTAGAAGAAGGAACCAATGACCAAATTTGTACTCAACAACTGATGGCTCTTGTGCCTCCAAGGTTGCCACCCGAGCTCGCCGACGCTGCCGCCACCTTCTCCCCACTCGCCCCGCAAGGTGTCACCGTCAAGGACGAGAGAACACTCGAACGATGCACCAAGTCTCTGCAATGCGTGCTCGTCGACAAAATCCACGGCTTCTACCTCGAGGCACTCGCTCTCCTACCTCAACACCTTCTCCGCGGCCGTTACCACCGCAGCGTTGTCATGGCCGGCCACTGCTACGGCCCACTCGACCCCGTCTCCAACATCATCCTCAACACCATCTGGTACGACGCCGCGTTCCCGGTCCCCAAGGAGCAGCACCTAGACTTGGACATGATTGGCAGGTGGGCGCTGGTCCGTGCTGAGCGCTATTCCGTTGCTGGCCTCGTCGCTGGCCTCATTGCCTTTCCCGGGGACTACAACCTCTCTGAACTCCAAGCCATCAGGTGCCTCCTCTACGCCAACGGGGACTTTGCCACTGCCATGAGCGTACTGCAGCAAGCACTCCTGAACCAAGAACGTACAATGCTGTCTGACTCCGAGCTGTGCCGCTTCATGGATGTTATGGCTAAGCGCTTGCAGCTGTACAGCGTGATGGCCATTGCTGCTCAGCACCCGAGCGCTGATGGACTACAAGAGTTCCTCATATCTGAGCGCACTCGTGCTATGCTGCCGATGGAGTATCGCAGATTCTCCCGAGAGGATGTGCATTCCGTCATCGAGTCACTGTTACATGAACCACCACCGTCACTTGGGATGCCACCGGAGCTGGTACGTTTGAGCCTGGCGGCAGAACGGACCATTGACCAGTTCCCTGATGCTACCAAGCGCTTCTGGGCTGACATGAGCTCTTTCCACAGCAAGGCGAAGGCCGCATTGGAAAGCTATGTTCTGGAGAACGGGGTATGGCTCACTTTTTTCTCTGATTCTGTGTTCTCatcactagtttttttttttttttttttttttgtgcttaCAAAATTGAACTGTTTTGTATGTTTGCAGGGCCCTCAGTATGTGATCCATGTCATCTGTGGTGCGAACGAAAGTGTCGCGGACCGCAATGGCCCAGAGCTTAGCAGGATTAACTGGCCAAGATCGCACAACAAATTTCACTATTCCCACATTAACTTCTTGGCGAGCCCTACTGGGCCAAGTGCTGTGGGTGTGTTGCCAACCCTTTTCTTTGCAGAGTGCGTAAATCACAATGAAGAAAGCGACCGTGCCAGGAAGAACAATTGCTACCCTGTTGTCGTGCCACCAACAAATGCTGGTGCGTCTCTCATTCGCTTATCGGTGATCGGTGCTTTTGGTTTGACATGTCTTTAACTAGTCTCATTTGCCAAGGAATGTTGCTAGTAACTGAACTGCAACtggtacccccccccccccccccacacacacacccaGAAAAGAAGTCCACCTGCATGTTCTAGCTTACACATGTGCTTGCTTTGCAACAGTTGTCTCTTGAATGTTCGCTTAATCTTCCTCTCATTCATTGCAGAGAAGGTCCGGTGCTTCTACTGTGAGTATAAAGGCATTAATATCATTCACCCGGCTGATGGGAACTACCATGGGTGCGACACAGACTTCGAGAAGATGGCACGCCGGAAGCACGTTTTGACCAATAGCATCGAGAGCGTCTTCAACAATGGCCTCTTGGTCTCTAATTTCAGGGGTGCGGTGCAAGAAGATTTCTTCTACTTTGACCATGCCAGGGACCATGCCAAGGGGCCATCATCTTGTTCAGATGGTTAAAAATTCATCACAACATCAGACGTGGTCGCGTCCTAGTTGCTAGTTTAATCTGTTTGTTGTTTATGATTAATGATGATGCTTGCGCAACTGAGTAGCCCAAATTAGCAGGCAGCGACTAATTAACTTTGACTCTTATTTATGGTCACTGGTGTAGGTCTGATGGCAGCATTTTAAGTTTGTGTTGATACTGAAATATTGGATGTGTTTTTCTAAATGTCGCATGCTGGCTACTCTGAAATTTCAGCTGTTTCTATTTTTCTGTTTACTACTTTCTCCCCAGGAGTAGCAGTAAGGGGATGTTTTGGTTCTCGGCCATACTTTGCCATTACTTGCCAATAAAAGTTGCCACACTTTGTCTAAGGTGAAGTGATCAAATTGTTAGCCACAACTACTAAGCCTAATAGAACcttgccacacttttttgagccattgacacgtgggaccTAATTTATTGGAGGGGAATCTTGCCACAACTGTGGCTACAACCAAACACCTGTCAAATTTGCCTAACTTTAGGCATGGCAAACTGTGGCAAAGTGTGGCTTGCAACGAAATACACCCTAATTCTTTTACTAggtatgcttggtttgttcttCTCCTTACCCTTTGGTTCAATATATGTTATGGCAGGGGTCCAGCTCCAACTGCAACTTGTAAGGCCGCTTTATGTTGgagttggagttggagctgATGTGTAGAGTGTTTGGCTCGATATGCTGTGTAGCTCTCTTCAAATAACTCTAGAATGCGGTCTTGACAGGTAAGTAGAAAGGATCACGAGCTGCGACACGTGCGCGAGTAATGTGTTTAGTGCGATCGATCAAAAAGACATCGCAGAAAGTGAAAAGCATATATACGTGACTTCAAATAGGGCGTGCCCAAGATAGATATACTTGTGATGAATatcaaatatgattttttttttgatcagTTAGTTCAGACTAGAAGGACATAACATAATGGCATAATACGGGTTCTGATGGTTTTGATAAAAATCATAGTTATCACCACTCGAACAGAAATGTACTTAATAAAATTAACAGTGCGTATATAACCTAAAATGAGCACACATAATCAACAAATTACCAATCGATACAGTGACATATTTTTGCAAAATATACACCACAATTTTGATCAAAACATACACTACAACGATGACTTGTTTTTGCCAAAACATGAATATACAAATAGTTATCATCATCAAGATTACATAACAGAGGTAATGCAAGTGTCTTTAAACATGGTAAcagaagtatcatgccatttgCTCAATATTCCATGTTTCCAACAGAAGATGATAAGTCTTGTCAGCTTATTTTGCCTATTAGGTCCATGTGAAGTCACTCTACTGCAGGCAACAATGACATGGGTACAAAAATGAGCTTGCCTCAAGCGCAAATTGTCACATATATTTCTTATTTCTCCAATGTGTTGATCGACCTGGCATTTAACAATGTGAAATGTAGCATGTATGGAAACTAAAATCATTGCAATGTTGTGATGCAATGTTTAATGTCAGAATGTAAATTAACTATCTAGTCTCCAATTCTTCATCAATATATAGTGTACTAAACATATAAAGTAATGACAGTGCAAATCCTCCGGGGCTCAAAATAACCTGGGCTGGTGAGTCACTAAACAACTTTACTTCATGCGTCTGTATTGGATTCATACAAATGATATGGATTGGCTGATTTGGACTCTTTTAAAAAAGGAGCAAAGAAtcattctaaaaaaacaaataaagtgTACTCCCCTCATCGATGTCAACCAATCAAGTTCAGATTTGAAGGAGGGGGGCcgcggcgggggggggggggggggtgttacTTGTTAGTGACTCTGCAACTACCATAAATCATTCCATTTATGCCACACATTTTTTGAATGGAGTCCTGAAATCAATTCCAACCATAGAAGTCCTGCAAAAATCAACAGAGAAGACAAAACAATATggtatttataaaaatattgctTTTTCTCATGCATCTAGTGTACTACTCCTATATATGCTAACAGAAAATCTACTATTATACCTGCCAAAACAAGTGTTCTGTATGTTTCAGTACAACGAAGGTAAAAGGAGATGGCATCATATTAATGACACGTAACCCAGGGGGACAACATGGCAGCATACGCAGTTTCTTAATCCAAAGCACATATTATAGTAGGTAAAAACAAAACCATTTCCCAATTACACTCTAACCGCAACGAAAACCAGTCCACACAAGTTGATTAATTTTCGAATAGCAACTCCATGAGTAGCcatagtagaaaaaaataaaattaatttgcatTTTAATGACCTAAAAAGTCTGGAAAAAGGCAAACTAATCGATATGCATCTAAACTTGCAAGCAGAAGACAGCATGAATGAGCATGCTCACAAGCTACTTCATAAATGCCACCACTTCTTAATGCCAAAGCCTCAGAGAATTCTTTTACATCAGAGTGACAGGGGACATTTTCCATAGTCAACTTGGAAGCTGCTGGCCTGAAAGCATTTGTCAAAAAATATCAGGCGGCTAAACAAGCAACTGAAGAGACAGGTTGCAATCAACATGAAAGAAGATTGTAAGGCACTTACGAGCCACAATATGTTACACCCTTGATTTCAATGAAATCAGATTGGCCAAGGCAGTAACTTTGCATAACCATCTATCTCTTCTGCATTCTAGCCTTTAACCAATGTCAGCCGGTAGACTGTTCATTGATCTTTGTGATGCAGAGACTTCAGTGAATCCTAGGGCAACATCATAAAATCAAGGTAAATAGCACGGAAAACAATACAGATCAGTATACGCAAACCTTATGTTCATGGTGTACATCTGGAAGTACTTTTGAATTACCAGAAAACGCTCCCGGAATTCTGAAAATAATAGTCTATCGACAGTTTTCAAGGTTTCCTTTGTAGCTGCGTCCACACTGACATACAGTTGCAACCATATAAACAGATATCTTTAAAGCTTGTTGCTTTGAGCACTTAAATGCCAAAACATATCTTAATTCGAATATGACATGATTGATTGGTTTCAATGTCTTAATCTTATCAGGAAACTGTGCATTACTGACAAGAAATGTAGATATGTGCCTACGGTGTAGATCAACAATCAGAACATTTATCTCTGGATACATATTTGGTTCCACAACCAGAGATAATGCACAATATCTAGGAGATAGACCCTGTACCAGCCTCTCTGGCTTTACTCCTGAAAAAGCATGAAGCAGCAATTCaacatttttattttcagcCAAGAAGGACTGCAGTAATATTGCTTGCAGATCCATCATGACTGGCAAACCAATTATCTTACCAGAAACTCGGTGTATTTCATCCCGTTAGAACTTGATAGGCTCATCCTACCATAGGAAATTTATTGCCTGCAGGAGCTCTCCGCCTGTCATCTTTCATTGATACGGTGATACATATAAGGATACAATAGGACTTAAATCGGCCTAAGCACGCCAAGGTAAAAATTAAGCATCAATAACCCTATCTAAGCACAATTTCTACTTCCAATCCATGAAATATGGCGCATGCAAGAACCGAAGCATGATACTAACCATGAGAGAAGTTATAAGGGCATATAGTTGAGAAAGTTGTTCTCGAACAAAAAAAACTTGTTTGGTTCATAGAGGGACCAAATCCATCCTTGAAAGGAGGATGTATATGGTGGTCAGTTGGTCCATGCGCCTGCATGGATGATACACCTCCAGCAAATGTGGTCATCTAAAAGAAACCGTGTAATATTATAATAGGAAAATCAGTAGGagaacaaaagtaaaaaaaaatgcatgaaaATTATCTCAATCTATACGTATTTGTTTGCAAATGGGTAACAATTCAACCTCTTTATGAAACATCACATGGGAGGCTCCCTTAGTGGTTAATCAAGTGAAGTGCCAGGTTGATATCTATGGTCGACCAAATATAGTAGTTGGCAAAGAGGTAGAGCTGTGAATTCTTTACTACATAATAGTCGACCAAACAATTATTGTCTAAACGATGAATAATAACTGTTAAATATACAACCTACTCTAATTATGTAGAACAAAGGGCCATATTGATAAATATTCGAAAAATCTATGTTGCATCACATTCACTTTAGGAGGTACGGAAGCATTACTATTCTCAGTTGCATATATCATAGGATTTCCACATCTCTTTCCTACATAATTAAGTGATTTCCGGTGGTCCCAATGAAAACCGCATTGCACAAAAATACTGAAGTGGTATCTAGGATTTTGTCTGAAATGAGAGAAAGGATTAATGTTTGTTTAGAATACGTtccataggaaaaaaaaactagtgttGTTACCTTGAACCAATGGTAATGAACTGCAACTTCTTTATCCACTGCTCCCATCTAAGATATGTCCTGAGAGCACAAACTTTTAAACATTACCTAATTAAATCAATAGGCACCAAGAACATCATGAACCTagatcataaaaaaaaacctttgtTTTCTGTGAAAACCTCCATTTACCTCTTTTGCctccctccccatctcgccCCTCAATCTATACAGTAGAAGATTCTCATGCATAATTTCCAATCTAAGAGagtaacactggtggagaagtgctttttactACCGGTTCATAACcctttatagtcccggttttccaaccgggactacgaatccgagactaaagatcgttatctttagtcccgggtgaaataaccgggggtaaaaatccatttttaatcccggttggggttaccaaccggaactaaagatagaACATTTTTAGTACTAACAATAGAGCTAGGCTAGCTAGATCCGGTTGCTCCATTATTCTATTCTTTTCTTcgttgtttttaatatattgatttcactccatccctATCCCAAAATCCTAAATCAATCatccccaaatcctcaaatcctcaaatcgatcatataaaatacatcacaaaatcttaaaaaaaattacatcacaacttctacaaaattcatcacaaatacatcacatattcacatcacacacaaatcaaatacatctcagatccgaATCAcgaattctcaaaaaaaaacaaagaaacgcctgctgctgctgctgcgccacCCGCTGCGAGGCCGCCCGGCCCTCCACCCGCCGGAGCGCCGACCGCCGCTGCGAGGTCGCCCGTCCCTCCGCGCCGCTGTGAGGCCACCCGGccctccgcccgccggcgcACCGCAGCAAGGCCGCCAGCCGCCCGGCCCTTCGCGCTGCCCGGGCCTCCGCGCTGCAAATCAAGAGTGgggaggatgggggagggaaaggaggaGAGGCGCCGCCGGGCCTCTGCGCTGCAGATCAAGAAGTGgggaggatgggggagggaaaagaggagaggaagagataaggtgtAAGGAGTCAGAGGATAGGAGGAGCCGGGAGTTAAAAGGAGAGAggagcgggagggaggaggagacctCGATCCAATCCGCGCGcacggttggtgttaccaaccgggactacaaatagatctttagtcccggttggtaacaccaaccgagagtaaagtgtatgtcgatcttttttcccggtttgtaacaccaatcgggactataaatagatttttagtcccggttggtaacaccaaccgggaataaagatcaaAAAAGTACCTCTGAgattttaaaccgggactaaagatatttttagtcccggtttttaatacaaccaggactattgtgaaatctgtccgaccgaccaaagatggtttctccaccagtgtaaatAGCAGGACTGTTCTTCTTCCTTCCATGAAATGAAACAACAATGAAATACATTTCTTTATTCTCGCCGGGCGAACAAACTTATTTATTAAAtgttccttctcttctctttagtGAGTCAAAGTAAAATACAATGATTAAGTTGAAATTCTCCCATGCTATAGCCTGCATTTACCATTTTCAACTAAAGCTTGCACACCAATTCTATTTTGTCTACAAACTTCGATTTTTTTCTCAAGTATCTTTCTAACCCAACCACCTGGTCATTGAGTATATGACCAAAAGCAAGGGAAAACAATGAACATTACATCTCTCACAAGAGTTATTACTTCGATTGAGGTCGTATAACGCGTTCAATCCGTCCTCATGATTAGAGTGAACAGCCAAGCTGCCATAGTAAAACAAATCCATACTTTTCCATAGCTAGGCTGGCCGGCAAGTAGAAACCGGAAGATGAAAGGCAAAAGATCCAAAGTGATGGCGCTGTCAGAACACCAGGACCTACAGTCCAACCAAGCAACAATAAACACAAATACTACATGATTCTgagccagagagagagagaccaccATAGGCTAGAAAATTAAGATTATGCCATTATTAGAATTGGGTTTCACCAAAATGCCATCCTCGGGAGATGTGTTCGCTAAAATTCCATTTTTAAACAGTGACCAAACACTAGAATGCCATTTTAGACGAAATTACCCCTCCATCCACATCTTCTTCCCTTCCATCTGACTCCTTCAACTTTGCTCGCTGGCCAGCAACCACGACATGAACGGGGCAAGAACTTTGGCCAGCCACCGCGTGATTCCCGACGATCCCGCCGGCACTTGTGCTCCGCCACAGTGGCACCGTCTTTTCCTCCTCGAAAATCACAGTCCCCATCTCCCTTTGCTcttccttaatttttttttgtcaatctcCAAATCACCTCGCATGATGTTGTTCTTGCTCAATTGTTTGGTTGGTGTTTCTTTTGTCTCTAGTGGGTggtggcaactttttgtgacaagttgacaaccacgatcgcagcacctaatGCTaatgccttgcggtgatcctagagtcatCAACCACCTCAATCTAGCAAAAACTAgaccaagatgggttttgataactaaaccggctagcaaaGCCGATTTCTAggtaactacccgtctcgtgggcaaaacggaaggttttcaggataAATCTATAAAGAGGTGTcaaaaaatcgtgttggcaactttttgtgacaagttgacaaccacgatcgcagcacctaatgctttgcggtgatcctagagtcgccaaccacctcaatctagCAAAAACTAGATCAAGATGGGTTTTAATAACTAAACGGCTAGCGAAGCCGATTTCTAggtaactacccgtctcgtgggaaaaatggaaggttttcaggataaacctacaaagaggtgtcaaAAAATCGTATTGgtaactttttgtgacaagttgacaaccaCGATCACAACACCTAATGCCTTGTGGTGATCCTAGAGTTGTCAACCACCTCAATCTAGCAAAAACTAGACCAAGAtaggttttgataactaaaccggctagcgaagCCGATTTCTAggtaactacccgtctcgtgggcaaaacggaaggttttcaggacaaatctataaagaggtgtcgcactctcgcagcgtcAGCGGATGGTTTACGGcacaaatcgacaaagatggacaaactaagagaaaactaaaagcaatatgaaaaatgattcgattgattgtagattggttAGTTACAATTGAACCGGCCATATCCCTTATacaggggttggtcttgccctctacaagccctcctccacgtccaactcgggatagaatccAGAGGAAAcctgaaacatgccttcccgagtaaGGAAACTTCAAGACCCGGCGAAACAGACCCGGACTCGGACTTTGccgatcagaccggccacataccgccggtttgaccggccaTCAAccagcggtctgaccggcccacaCACGACGGTCAGATCGGCCCCACAGAGGAAAACCAGCAGActttcaaattttggcaatttctCCTATTTTATctctaggtgccaaatttgggtgtaaacagtgGGATCAATAAGAACGGTTGTGCTTGCTTTCTCTGTCCCTGAGATGGATACACGCTTGTACTAGTTTGCAAATCTTGGTAGCGCCGGAGGAGTATGTCGGAGTCGAGCAGGGTGTTTGGGGTGAATTCGTCAGGATGCGTGCGGTAGTGTGCAGCAGGTCGTTGTGTAGGAGCCGGCGATCCGGTGAGGCGCGGGATAGCAAGGCGGTGGGACTCGTGGTCGACGGCGGCTTGGCGTTGAGCCAAACCGGCGTCGCAGATCGTGCGTGCCACTGCTCACCGGCTCGTTGCCTCCATCCCGTGCCACCCCTTTTCTGGTCGTCACCGGCGAGCAAACAAGGGAGAAGCTTGGAAGAAGTTAAAGGGTATTTTCGTCCGAGATAGCATTTTAGCAATGATGCACCGGTTGAAAAGGATAATTTAGCGAAACCCATCTCCACAATGACAGTTTTAGCAAAACCaacttttttccctttttgcaATGGTATAATATCAAATTTCTACAAGAGGCAAAATAGCAGCCAAGGTTCTAACTTAACTCGATACATGTACAGAACACTACTCCTACTTTCGAAGGGCAGCAAGCAGATACTATGCGCTGCAAGGCGGTTGGCAATTGGGAGGGAGTGGGAGGCTGGCAAGCAGTACCTGATaaacgaagaaggcgacgccAAAGACGAGCCGTCGAAGTTGGCCCAGGTGACCTCCGCGTCGTGACCCGTGCTTCCCATCCCAGCAGTGACCACGGCGGTGACATTGGGGCAATCTCAACAGGTCAAGTCAGCTTGGATCAGAGGAGGTGTGGCACCGTTGTCCGTCATAGGAGATGATTAGGGTGGCACCTTTGGCTAGACcgggaggacgaggagaagagccgGCCGGCGCCGTTTGCCCCTGGCCCATTCGAGCACGATTCCCGCCgatccggcgtcggcggcgcaagTACTTGACGCGGCCGTCGTTGGTGACACGGACAGAGCAGATTGGTGAGGGAGGTCCGGCGGATGCGCGGAGGAGATCGACGACGCCACGTTGGTTGGTGACGCGGCCGGGAGAAATCGGTGTGAGGAGCAGCTTGCAACTGGGGTGGCGTTTGGTTAGATCAAGATAACGATAACGTTAATGGGAGTGGTTCCGTCCGTAATCGATAAaccctaatgggcgatcgatcctCTGGAGACGGGGGtagcgatcgatcccctccctcctccctttttcttttttggcaccacattactttcttattttagtaaatttatacacatcaagtttacacatctaaagtttagagatcaaaagtttatatatccgattcaaatttgaatttgaattcaaatattttttatatatatagtatttctatacatctaaagtttatacacctaagtttatagacctaaagtttataagtcaaaagtttatatacccgtttcaaatttgaatttgaattcaaatattttctatatatatagtatttctatacatctaaagtttatacaccttaagtttatagatccaaagtttataagtcaaaagtttacatacccgattcaaatttgaatttgaattatatccgattcaaatttgaatttgaattatatccgattcaaatttgaatttgaattccaatattttctatatatagtatttctatacatctaaagtttatacacctataaatatttatagacccaaagtttatatgtcaaaagtttacatacccgattcaaatttgaatttgaattatatccgattcaaatttgaatttgaattccaatattttctatatatagtatttctatacatctaaagtttatacacctataaatatttatagacccaaagtttatatgtcaaaagtttacatacccgattcaaatttgaatttgaattcaaattttttatatatagtatttctatacataaatttttctaactttttattttttaaattttttttgtggtttactgtagtaggaagagaagaaggggaagaggaagggggagaggagggaggagtgtaTCGAGTAGTACAGGGGAGGGGcgcgggcgggtgatcgctaggCGGACgggggagcgatcacccgcccattagcattTCCGCATTGTATATCAGGTAACGtactttgtttgtttttttcttttttgggattCCGGCCTCCGTACGGTCCATAACAGTTTGTCCGGAATGGGATTCTGGCCCACCCTTCGTAAGGTCTGGACGGGATTACGGCCTGCGTGCGGTCCACATAAGTTGCTCCGTTATCaaaactagtaatatgcccgtgctaaacgctacggtgtatgtctttaataatttttaGAATTTCATGTTAGAAAAAGTTTATATGATCTATGCATTTGAACTTTAATTCAATTCATATCCTACATAAAATATATTTCATGTAAAGTGCAGTACTATGATATTGCGCGGGCACAATAAAA
Above is a window of Oryza sativa Japonica Group chromosome 10, ASM3414082v1 DNA encoding:
- the LOC4348459 gene encoding uncharacterized protein — encoded protein: MASKRVGPGQPVPDAGGGGDKSVLKRCIIGFYTRAIERLPVEEKPALLAAILDGGLCFGPLDPVSNIVANAIWHLSTGEDSSEHVEEVEMRQCLKTMARGSLKALVGFMTSYFRYLPTMEAMHFLRAAEGDLLAAVHLVEAERCTSAFDIGSCTTKTALRCAAGASGHPDPDRLATAMLSLSSKAHKIAHLLSRKGRLTCSDVDHLSYLLLEEGTNDQICTQQLMALVPPRLPPELADAAATFSPLAPQGVTVKDERTLERCTKSLQCVLVDKIHGFYLEALALLPQHLLRGRYHRSVVMAGHCYGPLDPVSNIILNTIWYDAAFPVPKEQHLDLDMIGRWALVRAERYSVAGLVAGLIAFPGDYNLSELQAIRCLLYANGDFATAMSVLQQALLNQERTMLSDSELCRFMDVMAKRLQLYSVMAIAAQHPSADGLQEFLISERTRAMLPMEYRRFSREDVHSVIESLLHEPPPSLGMPPELVRLSLAAERTIDQFPDATKRFWADMSSFHSKAKAALESYVLENGGPQYVIHVICGANESVADRNGPELSRINWPRSHNKFHYSHINFLASPTGPSAVGVLPTLFFAECVNHNEESDRARKNNCYPVVVPPTNAEKVRCFYCEYKGINIIHPADGNYHGCDTDFEKMARRKHVLTNSIESVFNNGLLVSNFRGAVQEDFFYFDHARDHAKGPSSCSDG